The Pseudomonas sp. GD03919 region TGAAAGTCGCCGGCAATATCTACTCGCGCATCATGAACCCGACCAACGCCGTGCTCGAGGAGCGCGTGGCGGCGCTGGAAGGCGGCGTCGGCGCACTGGCCGTAGCCTCCGGCATGGCCGCCATTACCTATGCCATCCAGAGCGTCGCCGAAGCCGGCGACAACATCGTCTCAGTGGCCAAGCTCTACGGCGGCACCTACAACCTGCTGGCCCACACCCTGCCGCGTTTCGGCATCCAGACCCGCTTCGCCGCGCACGATGACATCGCCGCATTGGAAGCGCTGATCGACGACCGCACCAAGGCGGTATTCTGCGAATCCATCGGCAACCCGACCGGCAATATCGTCGACCTCGCAGCGCTGGCCGACGCGGCGCATCGACATGGCGTGCCGCTGATCGTCGACAACACCGTGGCCACGCCGATTCTCTGCCGCCCGTTCGAGCATGGCGCGGACATCGTCGTGCACTCGCTGACCAAGTACATCGGTGGCCATGGCACCAGCATCGGCGGCATCGTGGTCGACTCCGGCCAATTCCCCTGGGCCGACAACAAGGCGCGCTTCCCGCTGCTCAACACGCCCGATCCCTCCTACCACGGCGTCACCTACACCGAAGCCTTCGGCCCTGCCGCCTTCATCGGCCGCTGCCGCGTGGTGCCGCTGCGCAACACCGGTGCGGCGCTGTCGCCGTTCAATGCCTTCCTCATCCTGCAAGGCCTGGAAACCCTGGCCCTGCGCATGGAACGGCACACCGAGAACGCGCTGAAAGTCGCGCAGTACCTGCAAGGCCACCCACAAGTGGCCTGGGTGAAATACGCGGGCCTGGCCGACCATCCCGAACACGAGCTGGCCCAGCGTTACTTCGGCGGCAAGCCGGCGGCGATCCTCTCCTTCGGCATTCAGGGCGGGCAGGAGGCTGGCGCGCGCTTCATCGACGCGCTGCAACTGGTGGTGCGCCTGGTCAATATCGGCGACGCCAAGTCGCTGGCCTGCCACCCGGCGTCCACCACCCACCGCCAGCTCAGCGACGAGGAACTGCAGAAGGCCGGCGTACCGCGCGACATGGTGCGCCTGTCCATCGGCATCGAGCATATCGACGATATCCTCGCCGACCTGAGCCAGGCGCTCGAGGCAGCGCGCGGCTGATCGCTTGAAAAGCCGATGTTTCGGCTCCAGATAGGTGTCATTGCCGCTGGAGCCGAATCATGAGCGATCCCCTGCTAATCCCCTGCCCGCACTGCAACGGGCTCAACCGCATTCCCGCCGAACGCCTGGGTGACGCCCCACGCTGTGGTCGCTGCAAGAGCGAAGTGTTGCCAGGCGTACCCATCACCCTCACGCAGGCCAATTTCGCCAGCCAACTCAAGGGCGACCTGCCGTTACTGGTAGATGTCTGGGCCAGTTGGTGCGGCCCCTGCCAGTCCTTCGCGCCGACCTTCCAGCAGGCCGCCGTGCAACTGCAAGGGCGCTGCCGACTGGGCAAACTGGACAGCGAAGCCAACCCGAATCTGGCCGGGCAACTGGGCATCCGCTCCATTCCAAGCCTGATCCTGTTCAAGGGCGGTGTCGAAGTCGCACGTCAGAGCGGCGCCATGCCGCTGCCGCAACTGCAGGCCTGGCTGCGCCAGCAGGGTATCTAGCGTGCTTCTGTAGCCCGGATGCAATCCGGGGAAGCCGAGGTTCCAGGCATTCCCGGATGGCATCCGGGCTACGCCGCCTGAGCACTTCGGTCAGTCACGGCGGTCACTACGGTCAATTGCACGGCAACGCGCAACTCTTAGTCTGGCGGGACGCCCACCCAAGGAGTCGCACCATGCCGCTACCCGTGGAAATCGCCCGCCAACTCACCGAAGAACAAATCGCCTTCGTCAAACGCAGTGGCCTCAAGGCCGAGGTCCTCGAGCCTGGGTTCATACGCCTGCGCATGCCGCTGCAAGGCAATCAGAACCACATCGGCAGCATGTACGCCGGCGCCCTGTTCACCCTGGCGGAGATTCCGGGTGGCGCCCTGTTTCTGACCAGCTTCGATGTCCAACGCTTCTATCCCATCATCAAGGAAATGAACCTGCGCTTTCGCCGTCCGGCCACCGCCGACATTCAGGTCGAAGCGCGCCTGTCGCCCGAGCAAATCGCTCATCTGCAAGAGCAGGCTAACCAGCAGGGCAAGGCCGAATATGCACTCGAACTGCAGCTGACCGACGACAGCGGCGAAGTGGTCGCAGAAAGTCGCGGCCTGTACCAATTGCGTTTACGCTGAAGCACGTCGCTGGCGGAGTCGCAATCGGTAACAGTCCCCTACCTTGTCACACGTCAAAAGAGCGGCTATCAGAACAGGCACAATAAAATTGCCGAGGGGTATCGGCAGGAGAGCCGCCACCATGTTCAATCACATCCTCATCGCTCATGACTTGCGCGACACCGCCGACATGGCGCTATGCCGCGCCACTCAGCTGGCCCGGCAACATGGCGCCCGCCTGACCATCCTGCATGTGCTGGACCCGAGCCAGAGCAGCGAACAGCACGAAAAGGCGCGCCAGGCGCTGGATCGCAGCCTGACGCAATATGCACCACCGGGCACCGAACTGCGCATGCTCAGCGGCAAGCCTTCGGAAGTAGTACTGCAACAGGTGCAGGACAGTGGCTGCGACCTGCTGGTGCTGGGCGGGCATCATAAACGCCACGACTTCTTCTCCGGCACCAGTCTCGACCGCATCGCCCGCCGCTGCACCGTGCCCTTGCTGCTGGTCGCGCGTAACGACTTCAACCCTTATCAGCGAGCGCTGGCTGCCATCGACTTCTCCCTGTGCGCCTGCAGTGCGCTGGAGCGGGCTTACCACCTGCTACCTGGCGATGCCGAACTGCATGCCCTGCACGTTTTCGAGCCCGACAAGGGCACGCCACAGGAAGTCGAGCTGCAATTGCAGACCCAGCGGAGCCTGATTGATCAGTTATTGCACGACGAAGCACAGAAACTGCCAGCGGGCGGCCCAAGACTGAGCCATGAAGTGCTGCAAGGTGGCATCCTGCGCAGCCTGCAGGAGCAGATCAAGACACGTCGCGGCGAACTGCTGGTACTCGGCAGCCACGGCCGCAGCGCCTTCTCCCAGGCACTGCTGGGCAGCCTGGCGCAGCACTTCCTGCACAAGGCGCCGTGCGACGTGTTCGTCGTGCGTTGAATCTCGCCGTGGTCTGCCTGAGGCAGCCACGGCGCTTGGTCAGACTTAGCCGTTCAACTGGCGTTGAGCAGGTCGTGCAGCTCGACGAACTGCTGCGTCAGCTTGTGCCGTGCATCGAGATGAATCAGCGGCGTGCAGACCTGGTGCGATTCACGCATCTTCACCGAACTCATCAGATTCACCGGTAGTACCGGCAGCCCTTCGGCGATCAGCTCGTCCAGCAACTGCTGTGGCAAGGTGGCGCGCGGCTGAAACTGGTTGACCACGATACCCTCCACCTCAAGCGCCTCGTTGTGATCCTCCTTGAGCTCCTCGATCTCGGCCAGCAGACCATACAGGGCGTTGCGCGAAAAGCTGTCACAGTCAAAGGGGATCAGCACACGATCCGCCGCGATCAGCGCAGAAACCGTATAGAAGTTCAGCGCCGGCGGCGTATCCAGGTAAATGTGATCATAGTCTTCGGCCAGCTCGTCGAGCAGTTTGCGCAGCTTGTTGATCTTGTGCTTCTGCTCAAGCTTGGGCTGCAACTCGGCCAGCTCGGCGGTGGCCGTAACCACATGCAGGTTATCGAACGGCGTCTCGTAAATATCCACCTTGCCCTTCTTGGCGAACGGGCCGGATGACAGCGTCTGCTTGAAGAAGTCGGCGATACCCACGGGAATTTCCTCGCCGGTCAGCCCAGTGAGGTAATGGGTCGAGTTGGCCTGCGCGTCGAGGTCGATCAGCAGGGTACGATAGCCCTGCGCCGCACTCACTGCCGCAAGATTGCAGGCGATACTGGACTTGCCTACGCCGCCCTTCTGGTTGAACACCACACGCCGCATCGCACACCTCCCTAAGCCTGAATGACCTTGGATTCTATGCAAAGGCTGTGACAAGCGCGAGGCGTTTGGTCATGCACTGACTAGCAAAAGCCAGGAGGCCACCGCGATGGCCTCTGCAAACCGCCAGCTATCAGCAGTGATATTGCGCAGACAGTTCGTGCACAGCCTCGAAGAAGGCTGCCGCGTTGGCGGGGTCGACTTCCGGGGTGATGCCATGGCCGAGGTTGAACACGTGACCGCTGCCGGCACCATAGGCGGCCAGAATGCGCGCCACCTCGGCACGAATCGCTGCCGGCTTGGCGTAGAGCACCGCCGGATCCATATTACCTTGCAGAGCGACCTTGGCACCGACACGGGCACGGGCGCTGCCGATGTCGCACGTCCAGTCCAGGCCCAGCGCCTCAGCGCCGGTGTCCGCCAGGGATTCGAGCCACAGGCCACCACCCTTGGTGAACAGGATCACTGGCACACGACGCCCGTCGTGCTCGCGGATCAGGCCATCGACGATCTTCTTCATGTAGGCCAGGGAGAACTCCTGGTAAGCCGCAGCCGACAGCGCGCCACCCCAGGAATCGAAGATCTGTACCGCCTGCGCCCCGGCCAGGATCTGCCCGTTGAGATAAGCAGTGACCGACTGCGCCAGCTTGTCGAGCAGCGCGTGCAAGGCTTGCGGGTTGTCGTAGAGCATGGCCTTGGTCTTGCGGAAGTCCTTCGACGAACCGCCTTCGACCATGTAGGTGGCCAGCGTCCACGGACTGCCGGAGAAGCCGATCAGCGGCACGCGGCCACCCAGCTCGCGGCGAATGGTGCGCACGGCGTCCATCACGTAGCCCAGATCCTTCTCCGGATCCGGCACCGGCAGCGCCTCGATGTCGGCCAGGCTGCTGACCACTTTCTTGAAACGCGGGCCTTCGCCGGTCTCGAAGTACAGGCCCTGGCCCATGGCATCGGGAATGGTGAGGATGTCGGAGAACAGAATCGCCGCGTCCAGTTGCGGGTAGCGATCCAGCGGCTGGATGGTGACCTCGCAGGCCAGCTCCGGGTTCTTCATCAGGCTCACGAAGTCGCCGGCCTTGGCCCGAGTCGCACGGTACTCCGGCAGATAGCGGCCGGCCTGGCGCATCATCCAGATCGGCGTGACATCCACGGGTTGCTTGAGCAGGGCACGAAGGAAGCGGTCGTTCTTCAGGGCGGTCATGGCGGCATCCGGCGAAAAAAGTGCGGGCATTTTCGCAGAGCGCAAAACAAAAGGCACGGCGGGTGCCGTGCCTTTTGTCCATCGCGACGATATGCCGCGACGATTTACCAGCTGCGGTAGGGCAGGAACTTGCCGTTGAGCACGATCTGCACACGGTCGCCCTTGGGGCCGGCGACGCGGGAAATGTCCATGCTGAAGTCGATGGCGCTCATGATGCCGTCGCCGAATTCCTCGTGGATCAGCTCCTTGATGGTCTCGCCGTAGACGTTAATCATCTCGTAGAAGCGGTAGATCAACGGGTCAGTCGGCACGGCCTTGTCCCAGTGCTTGTGTGGGAACGCCTGCAGTGCGGTGGAGACCTCCGCCGGCAATTCGAGCATCTCGCACAGGGCATCTGCCTGCGCCTTGGGCATGCTGTTCATGCCCAGGCAGGCGGAGGTCGTCCACACCGGCGACATGCCGATGCCCTGGCCAAGTGCGGCCCAGTCCAGGCCGAGGCGCTCTTTGGCGGCGGTGATGGTGATGCGCATCTGTTGCTTATCCATGGTGAAACTCCTTCACTGGGGTCAGAGGTAGGACCCTGGCGGCAGGTGCCGGCTCGTCCAGGGCGGGGTTGATTTCGGGCGGAAAGCCTTGCTCGTCGGCCACGGTGCGGCCGCGCAGCTCGTGCGAGCGGTTCACCAGAAAGTCCACGAGGTGGTTACGGATGCGGTAGTACGCCGGCTGATGAATCACTTGGTCACGCTGGCGCGGCCGTGGCAGGTCGATGCGTACCGACTCGGCGATACGCGCCTGCGGGCCATTGGTCATCAGCAGGATGCGGTCGGAAAGCAGGATCGCCTCGTCGATGTCATGGGTGATCATGAACACCGTCTGCTGGGTGGCGCTCCAGATCTTGATCAGCTCGTCCTGGATCACCCCGCGGGTCAGGGCATCCAGCGCGCCGAAGGGCTCATCGAGCAGCAGCAACTTTGGCTGGGTGGCGAAGGCGCGGGCGATGCTCACGCGCTGGCGCATGCCGCCGGACAGCTGCGCCGGCTTGCGCGCCTCGGAGCCGCCCAGGCCGACCATTTCCAGGTACTTGCGGCTGTGTGCGCGGCACTGCTCCTTCGACCACTGGGGAAACCGCGCGCGTACGCCGAATTCGACGTTCTCCAGCGCACTGAGCCAGGGCAGCAGGCTGTAATTCTGGAACACCACGCCGCGTTCGAGGCTGGGCCCGGCGACTTCCTTGCCGGCCATTTCCA contains the following coding sequences:
- a CDS encoding bifunctional O-acetylhomoserine aminocarboxypropyltransferase/cysteine synthase, translated to MKLETLAIHAGYDPDPTTKAVAVPIYQTSSFAFDDTQHGADLFDLKVAGNIYSRIMNPTNAVLEERVAALEGGVGALAVASGMAAITYAIQSVAEAGDNIVSVAKLYGGTYNLLAHTLPRFGIQTRFAAHDDIAALEALIDDRTKAVFCESIGNPTGNIVDLAALADAAHRHGVPLIVDNTVATPILCRPFEHGADIVVHSLTKYIGGHGTSIGGIVVDSGQFPWADNKARFPLLNTPDPSYHGVTYTEAFGPAAFIGRCRVVPLRNTGAALSPFNAFLILQGLETLALRMERHTENALKVAQYLQGHPQVAWVKYAGLADHPEHELAQRYFGGKPAAILSFGIQGGQEAGARFIDALQLVVRLVNIGDAKSLACHPASTTHRQLSDEELQKAGVPRDMVRLSIGIEHIDDILADLSQALEAARG
- the trxC gene encoding thioredoxin TrxC, whose translation is MSDPLLIPCPHCNGLNRIPAERLGDAPRCGRCKSEVLPGVPITLTQANFASQLKGDLPLLVDVWASWCGPCQSFAPTFQQAAVQLQGRCRLGKLDSEANPNLAGQLGIRSIPSLILFKGGVEVARQSGAMPLPQLQAWLRQQGI
- a CDS encoding YiiD C-terminal domain-containing protein, which produces MPLPVEIARQLTEEQIAFVKRSGLKAEVLEPGFIRLRMPLQGNQNHIGSMYAGALFTLAEIPGGALFLTSFDVQRFYPIIKEMNLRFRRPATADIQVEARLSPEQIAHLQEQANQQGKAEYALELQLTDDSGEVVAESRGLYQLRLR
- a CDS encoding universal stress protein, whose amino-acid sequence is MFNHILIAHDLRDTADMALCRATQLARQHGARLTILHVLDPSQSSEQHEKARQALDRSLTQYAPPGTELRMLSGKPSEVVLQQVQDSGCDLLVLGGHHKRHDFFSGTSLDRIARRCTVPLLLVARNDFNPYQRALAAIDFSLCACSALERAYHLLPGDAELHALHVFEPDKGTPQEVELQLQTQRSLIDQLLHDEAQKLPAGGPRLSHEVLQGGILRSLQEQIKTRRGELLVLGSHGRSAFSQALLGSLAQHFLHKAPCDVFVVR
- a CDS encoding ParA family protein gives rise to the protein MRRVVFNQKGGVGKSSIACNLAAVSAAQGYRTLLIDLDAQANSTHYLTGLTGEEIPVGIADFFKQTLSSGPFAKKGKVDIYETPFDNLHVVTATAELAELQPKLEQKHKINKLRKLLDELAEDYDHIYLDTPPALNFYTVSALIAADRVLIPFDCDSFSRNALYGLLAEIEELKEDHNEALEVEGIVVNQFQPRATLPQQLLDELIAEGLPVLPVNLMSSVKMRESHQVCTPLIHLDARHKLTQQFVELHDLLNAS
- the hemE gene encoding uroporphyrinogen decarboxylase, which encodes MTALKNDRFLRALLKQPVDVTPIWMMRQAGRYLPEYRATRAKAGDFVSLMKNPELACEVTIQPLDRYPQLDAAILFSDILTIPDAMGQGLYFETGEGPRFKKVVSSLADIEALPVPDPEKDLGYVMDAVRTIRRELGGRVPLIGFSGSPWTLATYMVEGGSSKDFRKTKAMLYDNPQALHALLDKLAQSVTAYLNGQILAGAQAVQIFDSWGGALSAAAYQEFSLAYMKKIVDGLIREHDGRRVPVILFTKGGGLWLESLADTGAEALGLDWTCDIGSARARVGAKVALQGNMDPAVLYAKPAAIRAEVARILAAYGAGSGHVFNLGHGITPEVDPANAAAFFEAVHELSAQYHC
- the cynS gene encoding cyanase gives rise to the protein MDKQQMRITITAAKERLGLDWAALGQGIGMSPVWTTSACLGMNSMPKAQADALCEMLELPAEVSTALQAFPHKHWDKAVPTDPLIYRFYEMINVYGETIKELIHEEFGDGIMSAIDFSMDISRVAGPKGDRVQIVLNGKFLPYRSW
- a CDS encoding ABC transporter ATP-binding protein, producing MSRYFLDARRLAKRFPQPGSEPLTVFEDVNFGLDQGEFVCIIGHSGCGKSTILNALAGLDSFSEGTLEMAGKEVAGPSLERGVVFQNYSLLPWLSALENVEFGVRARFPQWSKEQCRAHSRKYLEMVGLGGSEARKPAQLSGGMRQRVSIARAFATQPKLLLLDEPFGALDALTRGVIQDELIKIWSATQQTVFMITHDIDEAILLSDRILLMTNGPQARIAESVRIDLPRPRQRDQVIHQPAYYRIRNHLVDFLVNRSHELRGRTVADEQGFPPEINPALDEPAPAARVLPLTPVKEFHHG